The Thamnophis elegans isolate rThaEle1 chromosome Z, rThaEle1.pri, whole genome shotgun sequence genome contains a region encoding:
- the LOC116520434 gene encoding inactive phospholipase C-like protein 2, which yields MQPQKKKTVSFSTMPSNRKLNSTAACISFMLEGCEMKKVRSNSRMYSRFFVLDPDLRFMHWEPSKKDSDKAKIEIKSVREVRVGKKTPVLRSNGLSDQFPDECAFSIIYGENYESLDLVASSADVVNAWVMGLRYLASYGKHTPDDAPETGYPNPRTSWIYSVFDIADLEKEGQIPVSRAVQLIRALNPGMKASTIELKFKELQKAANEPLGEEVNCQIFIKAYCELCTRPEVFFLLVQFSSNKEYMGLRDLMSFLEAEQGMEEVTEEMCMEIIAKYEPSKEGRERGYLAIDGFTRYLLSADCDIFDPQHRKVCQDMSQPLSHYFISSAHGACLAEDSCFWGGSTSDIGGYVAALKAGCRSLELVVCDGSSGEPVVGAGSRLAFSRVVAAVAEHAFESSKFPLILCLSVRCCVAQQRLVAGYLRKSLGDKLYLTPPNPNETYLPSPETLKGYILIKSRKLLPNCHSSEGDVSDDDEASELGLPLSERDREHPRSQCILCRELSDLVSLCQTVSFQSFETSRRSQCYWEVCSFSEVEAGRYTNEEPEDFVAYNKRFLSRVYPSPMRIDASNMNPQDFWKCGCQMVAMNYQTPGLMIDLNAGWFRQNGGCGYVLRPAIMREEISYFSANTKDTLPGISAQLLHLKVISGQNLPKPKGSGAKGDVVEPYVCVEIHGIPADCAEKRTKTVLQSGDNPIFEETLEFQVNLPELAILRFMVLDDDYIGDEFIAQYTIPFECLQTGYRHVPLQSVVGEPLPNATLFVHVAITNRRGGGRAHRRGLSGRKGRHMREYTSTKATGIKAIDEVFRTATQPLREATDLRENMQNALVSFKELCGLTPAANIKQCILKLATWLQPSEKDNPPTVTLNLGEEYPSMETQGPVPELLRKVLAAYDTMIQTSRTLIESADAVHSKIIQVQQAGVGFHKELHRLEAKEGLKGRKLQKALESFAWNITVLKGQADLLKHSKAEALDTLWQIHNAAQSCGIGRNGAASPDLFRNRAALDPIPEAEGACEPGSS from the exons ATGCAGCCCCAGAAGAAGAAGACAGTCTCCTTCAGCACCATGCCTAGTAATCGCAAGCTGAACAGCACAGCTGCCTGCATCTCTTTCATGCTGGAGGGCTGTGAGATGAAGAAAGTGCGCTCTAACTCTCGCATGTACAGCCGATTCTTTGTGCTGGACCCAGACCTACGTTTCATGCACTGGGAACCTTCCAAGAAGGACTCCGACAAAGCCAAAATCGAAATCAAGTCAGTCAGGGAAGTGCGAGTTGGAAAAAAGACTCCTGTGTTGCGTTCCAATGGCCTCTCAGATCAGTTCCCAGATGAATGCGCGTTCTCCATAATCTATGGAGAGAACTATGAATCCCTTGACCTTGTGGCAAGCTCTGCTGATGTGGTGAATGCATGGGTGATGGGCCTGCGATATTTGGCCTCATATGGGAAGCACACTCCGGATGACGCTCCTGAGACTGGTTACCCAAATCCCCGCACCTCCTGGATCTATTCTGTCTTTGACATTGCAGATCTAGAAAAAGAGGGTCAAATCCCAGTTTCTCGTGCTGTGCAGCTCATTCGTGCTCTCAACCCTGGCATGAAGGCCTCAACAATTGAGTTGAAGTTCAAAGAGCTCCAGAAAGCAGCCAATGAGCCACTTGGAGAGGAGGTGAACTGCCAAATCTTCATAAAGGCGTACTGTGAGCTATGCACCAGGCCTGAGGTATTTTTCCTCTTGGTTCAGTTTTCCAGCAATAAAGAATACATGGGTCTGAGGGATTTGATGAGTTTCTTAGAGGCAGAGCAGGGTATGGAAGAAGTAACCGAAGAGATGTGCATGGAGATCATTGCCAAATACGAGCCATCCAAGGAGGGTCGGGAAAGGGGCTACTTGGCCATTGATGGCTTCACTCGCTACCTCCTTTCAGCTGATTGTGACATATTTGACCCACAGCACCGGAAGGTGTGCCAGGACATGTCTCAGCCACTTTCCCATTACTTCATTAGCTCTGCACATGGAGCATGCTTGGCTGAGGACAGTTGCTTCTGGGGAGGCTCCACCTCAGACATTGGGGGTTATGTGGCAGCCCTTAAGGCTGGTTGCCGTAGCTTGGAACTTGTCGTTTGTGATGGTTCATCTGGTGAGCCTGTGGTTGGTGCAGGGAGCCGTTTGGCCTTCTCCAGGGTAGTGGCTGCTGTTGCTGAACATGCCTTTGAGTCCTCCAAGTTTCCACTTATCCTGTGTCTCTCAGTGCGCTGCTGTGTTGCCCAGCAGAGGCTCGTGGCTGGGTATCTGAGGAAGTCTTTGGGGGATAAGCTGTACTTGACACCTCCAAACCCAAATGAAACCTATTTGCCATCTCCAGAAACACTCAAGGGATACATCCTCATAAAAAGCCGGAAGCTTCTTCCAAACTGTCATTCAAGTGAGGGAGATGTATCTGATGATGATGAGGCCTCAGAGCTAGGCCTCCCACTTTCTGAACGGGACAGAGAGCATCCCCGGTCCCAATGCATCTTGTGCCGTGAACTTTCAGATCTCGTCAGCCTGTGCCAGACTGTGTCTTTCCAAAGCTTTGAGACTTCTCGGCGGAGCCAGTGTTACTGGGAGGTGTGCTCTTTCAGTGAGGTGGAAGCTGGACGTTATACCAATGAGGAGCCGGAGGACTTTGTGGCCTACAACAAGCGCTTCCTGTCACGTGTTTATCCCAGCCCCATGCGCATTGACGCTAGCAACATGAACCCTCAGGACTTCTGGAAATGTGGCTGCCAGATGGTGGCCATGAACTATCAGACACCTGGTCTCATGATAGATCTGAATGCCGGCTGGTTCCGCCAGAATGGGGGTTGTGGCTATGTGCTCCGCCCAGCAATTATGCGAGAGGAGATCTCTTACTTCAGTGCAAACACCAAGGACACCTTACCTGGCATTTCAGCCCAATTACTGCATCTCAAAGTCATTAGTGGTCAGAATCTGCCTAAACCCAAAGGATCTGGAGCCAAGGGAGATGTGGTAGAGCCATATGTCTGTGTTGAGATACATGGCATTCCTGCTGACTGTGCAGAAAAACGCACCAAAACCGTGCTGCAGAGTGGAGATAACCCTATTTTTGAGGAGACCCTGGAGTTTCAGGTTAATCTCCCTGAGCTAGCAATTCTCCGGTTCATGGTGCTTGATGATGATTATATTGGGGATGAGTTCATTGCTCAATATACCATCCCCTTTGAGTGTCTCCAAACAGGCTACCGCCATGTGCCTCTTCAATCTGTGGTTGGTGAGCCACTCCCCAACGCTACTTTGTTCGTGCATGTGGCCATCACCAACCGGCGTGGAGGAGGCAGAGCACACCGACGGGGGCTCTCAGGGCGTAAGGGACGGCACATGCGGGAATACACATCCACGAAGGCCACAGGAATCAAGGCCATTGACGAAGTGTTTCGCACAGCTACTCAGCCACTGCGGGAAGCAACAGACCTGCGGGAGAACATGCAG aATGCCTTGGTCTCCTTCAAAGAACTCTGTGGCCTAACACCAGCTGCCAACATCAAACAGTGCATCTTGAAACTGGCCACGTGGCTTCAGCCCAGCGAGAAGGACAATCCGCCCACGGTCACCCTCAACCTGGGTGAAGAGTATCCTTCCATGGAGACCCAGGGGCCTGTTCCTGAACTCTTGAGAAAAGTACTTGCTGCCTATGACACT ATGATCCAAACCAGCCGGACATTAATTGAATCAGCTGATGCTGTTCATTCCAAGATTATTCAGGTACAACAAGCAG GGGTGGGCTTTCATAAAGAATTGCACCGTTTGGAGGCAAAGGAAGGTCTGAAAGGACGGAAATTACAAAAAGCTCTGGAAAGTTTTGCCTGGAACATCACCGTTCTCAAG GGCCAGGCTGATTTGCTCAAGCACTCCAAGGCTGAGGCTCTAGATACACTATGGCAAATCCACAATGCAGCCCAGTCGTGTGGCATTGGACGGAATGGAGCTGCCTCTCCTGACCTCTTCCGCAACCGAGCTGCTCTTGACCCCATCCCAGAAGCTGAAGGAGCCTGCGAGCCAGGATCTTCCTGA